The sequence below is a genomic window from Ciona intestinalis chromosome 1, KH, whole genome shotgun sequence.
ATATATTCAGTAACAGCTGAAGTTGGGTTCCGGTCAAGTGTATCTCGGTCTCGAGCGATTTTGTTTCGCTGTTCAGCAATAAAACGATCCATGTCATCGTCGTCACGCATTTTCAAAATTTCTATTTCGTAAGCTAAGGTAAAACACTAAATCAAACACTGCATGGACTCTATGTATAATACTCAAGTGATATTGCCGCTAATCAAGGCGCCACAAACCCAATTTAAAACGTAATCGATACCTAACGTGAGATGGATTTCACGttctacaaaacaaaatacgaATTAGCGTTTATTGTTACTGGACAACAATCTAACAATAAAGTTCGTCGCCAGGTGCGCCAACTGTAAAActaatagaaacattatactgTAACTAAAATGCTGTAATCTTTTGGAAATTTTTGCCATGAAAAGCTATGTTAAATATGCAttgcagtttttaaacttattgatTCATAGCAAAATTATCATAGTAGTTTGTGTATATAACTCCACTACAATAACATATGTTCTCGCGAATATTTTAGGGCGTCACAGGGGACTTCCCTTGGTAGATCTGCAAGTTTCTGCCAGAAACGTAATTCCTCTTTTAATAATCTATCTAGCGTATCTACCTAAACTGAACATATGTTCAATAAACTTACTGACTCAAGGAATGATAGACGGCAAAGAAAGAGTAGAGTGCGAAGCTATTCTATTAGAGTTGTCATCAGATGATCTTAATTCATTGTTACTTACAgttaccaataaaaaaatcgtgACGACTTCATGCAAAGGTAAAGTaccaattaaactaaaaacaactGAATTGTAAATTTCTACGTTCTCACCTTTTGAGTGTTAAACATCCAGAAAGTATCGATGCTATATTAGACTACTCATCAAGCAGTGCTGAACTTTTGGGAAGGAAAAAAGTGAAACgagatgttttatttaactatcTGCACAAAAAGGTTGGTAatgaacaaatatattgtttgtttaataaatgataACTTGTTTCTAACAAGGGTGAAAGACTGCCAACAACATCTGACAAAGATATGCTTGTCCAACATATAGTAAAAAGGTGTGGTGGACATTTATCCGCACATAAAGTGGTTGAGCATAAACAGTTAACAGCATCATCACCAGCATATGTATCACCTTTGAGCCAGGTAAGGTGACACAATCCTTATTTATTTTGGCAAGTCTATGGTCCATGAAAATAATTTGGCATCACCATATTTATACCCTGATACTTTctgttgttgtaaataaatttatgcaATAGTAaacattctcttttatttgtaatttcaGTCAACTTCAATTGCACCTAACCCAAGAGGATATGTTGTACAAGAAACAAATCAGACTTTATCTCAAGAATTTGTTGACTGGTTTTACCCAGTGCTCAATGGTCAAATGAACGAATTAAACACGTCAGGTTGGAGCTCTGATCACTTTACACCAGACTGTGTGTTGGAATGTAGCAATAATACTGACACTGTTGAACAGTTTTACGGAGCAAAAGAAACATATGACAAGTTTACAAGGATGGTACGCAGTGACAGAGTTCTGTTTAACGTAAACACCACTCCTAATGGTCACCGTGCAGTAATAAATCCGCATGGTTTGGCAAAAGTAGCAGCTTGTGGAACTTTGCACCAATATACTGCAGATAACCACAGTTGCTTAGTAGGAATTTTTGAACAACTTTTTGGATTAATACGCGACCCTAATGATCAAAATAGGTGGAAAATTAAGTTTTCTAAACTGCTGGTTAAGCTGACCGCCAATTTCAATGAAGCAAATGGTCTGAGCTCATCTTTGCAGGATCAGTTAAATAGTGAGTTGTAATGTACACGTTAATATCGGCACTTAAACTGCTTCTCGGAGTAAAATACTTCTTGTGATTGCGTGGTGTTTTATTACAGCATAATAATTATAACAGCAGGTTACTAACACAAGGGGGGAGTATGATCATAAAAACGACGTTAAAGTTTTAATGCGAAGATGTGCGTGTACCGAACATTTGTACAATTTGTCTATTGTTCATTTGGTGGTGCGGAATGGGTGTTGTGTTTTGATAGAAGCTGAGCTAGGACACCAGCTTGGTCAGGCTAAAGTTTTTGGAACTTTCGGGTCTCCTAACTAAGCACATGCACACACCACGAACATAAACCAGGCACAATTACAAAAGTTATTCGGCGATTAAGAGACATTAAGTCTGTTAAAAACACTTCAGCGAGGTGACCTCACTGGTTGCACAATGTCCAACATGtaaaaagagataaaaaattaataagaataaatacaaaagCCGGGTTTAACTGCATTATCAAATTATTCTCATTTGTTGGTAATACATGATCTTGATCAATATAGATTAGAATGAAGGCAGTACCGTTGTATGTAGTACCGGTCTGCGCAGTACCATGGCTTACACTCAAGTCTCAGTTCTCCCTTACAGATAGCTCAGATTCAATTATATGATTATTCCGCTCATATATGGTAACCTAACTATTAAGAAGTTATTGCACCAAAAAAGGAAACCGATTGGGAACAGTCAACCATTGCTGAGTGCCACTACTTGCTACAGATCAGTCACTACAGATTGCTTGGGCACTTTCACAGGCTTTCGTGGGGCAGGGACAGGCTTCGGTTTACCTTGCATGTCTGAACTTGGTTTCCGACTGACTATAGGTTTTATTTGTGGCTTGGCAGTGGAAGAGGGAATGTAGATTTCTTCATATGGATGATATCTTTGTTCTTTAGGTATTGGTGTAGGTGGGGGAACTACTGATCCAGAATGAACGTTCCCAGATCTCTGTTGTTTGATTGAAGATGTTTTTTCCTCTTTATCTGATCCAAAACTTCCTTCTGTGGAGGATCGTGTCATCGGAGGTTTGGATTTCTTGATTGATTTTCCATCAGTTAAGTCTTCCTGGCTCTTGGAGAGATGTTTATCTTTATCTTCTTTCTTTTGTTTCAGCATGGTATCATAATCAACCATTTCTTCGAGTTCAAGACAATTCAACAAAACATCCATCtgaaaaaagataataaaaaccATGTTCATAAATCCTTATATTCAAatctacataaaaaatcctaaaTAGACAGTTTAGCAGGACACCTTAAAAAGTTCTTAACGCAACCTTAAATAGTATCTAAACTGCTAAACAGTCAATTCTGTGGTAAAAATAATGTGCAAATGTCTGAAACATTCTGTCAAGCGTTCAACGTCTACAGAACTAAACCAACAGTTGCTACAATTGCacatatataacaacattGAGCAGTAAACTAATCAACTAGTTTTATCACTGAACCAATCTATTTAAACAAAGGAAACCTTTACCTGATAATGAACATCCATCCTGAGTGCATTAAGAGCAAGCGCAGATGAAGTTATTTGGGGAGTTTTGTCTTCAGCTGGTCTCAGTAAAGTTGGTCCAAACACAGTTGCAAGATTATGGAGGTTCATCTTGTTATTTGAATCGTTCTGTGAAACTCTGTGAAAGAAAggcagtttttataaaaccttataaCACAAGCATTATcttttgttacaaataattataacacaGTAAGCAAAATCTTTTGTTAAATATGCTCGTAAAATAGGAAGCAtcatcaaaaatatttaagaaaatcTCTATAAAAGTTACTTGAAAAATTCatctaaatttattttctttacacTCACATTATTATACATTCAcctattttactttttttaatgacaCCACACTTTTGTTTGCGGTGTCTTTAGTAGAAAACTGAGTGTTCTGTTAGAACTCAACTAAAATTGTCCAATGATATAAGTACTAGAACGGCCAGATTCACAGAACATAtcacagttataaaaaataggAATTAAATAATAGTACATCAGTACATCCAAACAATGTGGATGAGAATCAAGACATCATCGCATCCACATCTCTTACTTGATCAGATGTTCTCTGATGAAATGTAAAGTTCTATAGTTAGGAGGAGGAAGATCATTGATGAGTTGCTTCATTGTTCGTAGTTTCACATCGGGATCCGTGAGAGACGATGAACTGACAAAGTcactgaaacaaaataagaattCCCTTATCACTCATTTGTCGGAATGTTATTTATTCGTATAAATTCattgaaaacagttttaaagtgAGCAATAGTAGCATAAAAAGGCAAAAGTAGCAGAAATGCATATTAaagatttttaagttttaacatcaTTTATGTCATAATTACCAAAAATAGTCTTTTGTAACAGTTTTCAAACTACAGAAATTTCATTGAATTTTCACCACAATAACCTATTTTAATGCTCACATGATGTAAGAGTTTTTTAAGCCTGCAAATCcaacaaataaatcaaatttgtCACCATACCTGTATCTTGAATCAGTGAACAGAGGTTCAGGTAACTCACGAAAGTAAAGTTTAAGCACGCCAGCAACTGCATTAATATCAACCTCTCCTAGTAACATGGTCACATCTCTACGATCTGCAAAaagtatttgaatatttactGCATAGAAAGTTGACTGGTGCTGGACAACCATTGTCCAGTGGCTCTCCAAGGCTGCCAGgaattgtttattgtaaagCAGAGGTCTTATCAagactttgtttatttcaatgGCTAATTTAgtagataaaaaatatttgggaaTATTTTCAGGTTTCTTTATGGATAAAGTTGGTAATCAGGGTATTATTGTATCTGAAATGAAAGTGAACTAAAAAATATAGCGAAACACTAAACTAAACAATACCAAATcatgtatgttttttatatcCCTTGCcaaatgtttagtttttatactttgttgtaataatatgcaaaagttaataaaactgAACTTCACATATCTTATACACTTATTAAACAACCAAGATTTTTTTTCCGGAAGAGCTAAAACACAACAGCCACAACAGACATACTGTATTACATACTTGTATCAAATGAAGCCTTGAGTGCTTGTATCTCTGATGCCACACCTGACACTCTGTATATTCCAACTTCTCCCATTCCCCTTCTTTCAACCTCAGCCACACATTTCCTTACAATGCTTGGGATGCCAGAACTTTCTCGTCTAGTGAAAATTAAATGCTTTTATTTGGCCGATAAATTGGAAACTTACTTGTTGGGTTTCATTATCTTTATTTCAATGTGATTTTGTTATTATACCCtaacaaaattttaggttATGTTTTTTCATAGGTATAGACAGTTAATtgtagttttaataattaaataatccTTAGACCTATTACATGGGATCTTAACTTTAACACCCAAAAAAGATAAACTGTACATTTTCTTTACCAACAAAGCCAATATAGTTTAACTGCTTAacacattttgtaaataaacataacaaaaattatCACAGAAAACCTAACAtaactgtttatttatctcttcaaataTCATAGCAAAAGTcaaattaaacgaaaaaagagaatgaacaAAAAAACGAGAGTCATTAACACACTGAGCAACGCACTTAGCTGTAACTCCAATCTTGACCCCAAACACCCCGTTTGATTTCTTTGAAGGAAGTCTTTGAAGGCTGTGTTCCCTCGGTGTGAACTTGATTGAGACACTGATGGATAATTCATTCATCAACACACTAACTTCCTTCTCACCATGCGTGCGTAACGACTCTCGTACCAACTGACAACAAAATGTAGGAACTTTAATACAGTGATCATGTGCAAGATTGGTAGGGattggtaaaacaaattttctgttATGGTCTAGCGGTGGTTTTtagttaataaattaaaaacaaaaaaatgtttggtgaaCCGAACACTTTGGAAAaccaaattatatattttagttatcAAGGGTTTGGTTTATAAAGGATGAATGTTAAGAGTGAAAATTGAGTAAAAAACTGATATATTTGGAGTACTTAAAATGTTAGAAGAATTCATCTGCTGCATCAGGGtaggttttaacaattgtagAAATACATGTGTTAGTATCGGTGGTGTATTTATAGGGATTTGCAAAAAATAGGTGTGTTTAACTGAATATGATTGACACACCATGATGGTTTTCAAGCAGTATAATTAAAACCctaaagttataatttaacaGAACACAACCCACCCCAACTTTCCCCTTTGCAATGAGAACATCATCATCATATGAAGCTCCTGCCACCGCCTCTCGTGCCCGATCGTAACAGAGAATGCGAAGAGTTTGTGCACCGTCAACCTCTAATTCAAACTCCTCATCCCAAACAGGAAGCTTGGTGTCTCTACACGGTCGTGTCTTCGCTTTTGTTTGAAACTGTCCGTAAGAATCAACTTCTAACGTGCAGTATGGATCTGTAAGGATCAgagaaatttaatttacaaaatttcagagaaatttttacaatttaattcttttaaatcTGAAATGAAAACCGTTTTTACCATAAAACAACCCAAAAAGTACGCCAAAGCGTGGGTACCAACGTTAATAGACAGTTTATGTCATGCCAGCAAAAAACGGATTGTTTGTTAACAATAAATTTGTAACGTACtgtttgttattaatttttgtaCTAAATAACTACCTCGTGTCAGAAGACCAAGGTACTTTTCATCACCATAGTATTAGTAActactattttatataacccaaatatatttttagactTTTTATAACATAGGCATTTTATAATGCAATGAACAACACAGAACCAagtgtttaataatataacttgGCAAGCTACTTACTGCATGCATGAAGGAATCCTTGTCCAGAATGAATAGTTGCGTTTAAATATCCCGATAATAAATCTTCGTCTTCCTTTATATGCATGGAACCGACATTGTTCATCTGAATGaagaaaacattaattttgacTTAATGTAAGGCTTATAACTTGCTGTGTATTTCTACTCGATGTTGTTTAGATAAACAGCAGTGACAGAAGtacaaaactgtattaaataatatctaatatttacagtaaaaaaacaacttttaacagtttttatgCAAAAAGCAACACTCAATAACaagagaaaacaaattaaatctCAGATATACAACATATTGCAACGCATAATACCTTTCGAAGTCGAACACAAGCAGAAAGCAGTGCATTTACTTCCAGTGATGCCagtgaaaaacttttaaagcaGGTTTCCTGTTGTTTCATGATTGCCTCGGTCCATTCAATCCTCTCATAATCGGAAGACATGAGGAACATGTAAGACTGTGGGTAATAGGACAGTGGTAAGATACAATGCATTGATATTTCATATATGTGAACATGTAAGCTATTAACATTGCATTGATTCATTAACCCTTGCAACCAATGCATGTTGTACATTGGCTTGGTTAATAATTCACACTTTGAATTTCTATTTGATTTTGAAATAGCTCAGGATACTGGTACTGTATTTGTCAATAGGGTcagattttgaaaaaaatttaaaactgcattCAAGATGCAATTTTGGTTCAAATTCGGGTCAATTTCTTATCACACATAAACTAATATTCACTGAATCATATTCAAAGCACACGCGACAAATGCAGCTAACTAAATTCGAATACACAACCAAGTgggaacaaatatatataccaccaGCACTGACATTTGCATGGTTGGGTGCATACAACTATACAAACATTTGCATGCAAGAGAGAAGTAAACACAAGTCTCATTTTAGTAACTTGCCGTTAGTTATAAGCAGCATTAGTTGGTTTAATAGCACTTTTGCTGCATAAgaacaaaactttataaagttttgCTAAACAATCTTTACAAAGCTATAGAGGTACACAAGATGCAGTTTAAGCATACAAAAACTGCTTTTCAGATTTCAACAAAGTTATACTGCTATTATACACACTGCCATGCAACGATAATATACCAACACCCAAACCGCGTTTTCCTACCTTACTTCTTTCCTATTAagcaacaaaataaagaaaaactgtgaaatatgtttaatattaacaacaacTAAAATATCTGTTGTATGAACAGTGGTGTGATTtcaaattcattttaaaccaTGGAGATGATACAGAATGGAATATTGTTGTGGTTTGTTACATATTATAAGCAAttgatatattattttaaaagaatttaggtttttaaacattttcaccAAAATTATCGCACGGGTATAAATGATCTcctaaaacatttaaaattacacaTGGACACATTATtgtattcattaaaaaacCACATTGCCCCCAACATAACACAGCACTTCAGCACCTATCACCAAAATAAAGATGAAGAAGACAAAGAGCAACTCACCTTCCCCTGCATGTGATATATTCGTAGAGGAAGATCAGGAGCTGCGAGGACGATCCTCGCTTCCAGCTCTGCCAGCTTCTTTCGGAGCCGTTCTTCCCGCCGAGTTTTTGCCGGAGAGCTCTCTGAGGACCTCGAGTGTTCCTTTGCATCCTTACTGTGTGCTTTACGCTCGCGAGCGATGTCACGCTTAGTTTGTTGCGCACGGTTGCTTAAATCACGAAGATCATCCTCACTCGTGGGTTGTACATCGGGTATGGCTGGTAATACAACCATGTGTTTACTGAGGCttacaacaaaaatacaaatacttCTTGAAGGCTATTaatatcttaaaaaaataaaattaattttaaatataaagcacTTGGTTTTATTACTTAATTTTATCTAATTTTAGAGTCGATTAAAAAAACtgagatttataaaacaataatcttGGACCTTAGCTTGGGAAAAATCAGTTTGGTTACTCCGTATTAGATTTTTACCTTCAGAATCTTCTTTCGGTTGAAAAGATAGATCAGCTAACGGAATGTACCATTTGCATTCATATGAATCTTTTGAGTGGAACACCCTGTATGGGATGATAAGttcattattaaatttatactaTTATAATATTGTTCACATGGgaaatttgttttgataatgccagttattttataaagtaataaagaAGACGCAGCTCACGAAggtggtttaaaaattaaaattgagaAAACTTTGAACAGTGCTGGTTTAGCAAGTACATGAATACAACTTTATCACATTTATttgattacatttttttttaaaagttgttaaagTCATATTAGGTTATTATGAGCAGTATGAGTTACAATGTAACGGTGACCACTGTTTTAGGTAGTAGTGCATAGAAATGGAGATATGAGACAGTGTATGGTACATGAATAAATGGAGCATATGCCTCATGACAAGCGTCATAAGATAGTGACTCACCCCGCTGCGCTCTTTTGTTTTGCACATAAAAGGAGATCGTTGTAAAGGAAACAATGTCTTAACTTTCTACTACCATCATTTGAAACCTGGAGATAAAAATAACCAGGTTTTACTTTGTTGTTATACACAGTCAAATGTTTgctttgaataaaaaacttcAAGTCTTAAAATTTTTCAATAGATATTATGTCTCCGAAATAACTAATAACAAAAACTGcttcacagaaaaaaaattcaaggtTGAAAACtaacaacaattttattcCACACATTAGcttactgtaaaaaaaaaacgggtTTTACTGACACAGTCAAACCACACAAAAGCTGATCATAGAAACagtcaaataaaagttaccTCTACAAGAAATCCATCTTTAATGAGTTCTCTATCTGCACTCCGCGCAGCAGCGGCAGCGGAGGAAGGGACTCGACGAGGCTTGTAGGAGGAGGAAGATGCAGAGTTAATCCTCTCAAGGAACTGCTGGGCTTGTTTCAACACCTGGAGGTGAAAGGAAGTGTTGGATGAAGTGGTGAAAGGTTAATCgtgtgttttgtaaatattaggTGGGATATGTAAATATTAGGTGGGATTTGTGTTAAAATCCTTCTATTGGAAATTTTCTcaattttgctatttttttgcaaaaacggggcattttcatttttagttaaaaaaatgtatagatTTCTTTTACCAAAATATATCTTGTTGTATAGGTTGATTATTATGTGTAGTTTTATACATCTCATAAAGTAAAGATTACCCATTTCTCACACATACTGCCATGATACATCCATTTCAATAATAAGTTTAGTTAGCaaatttgtacattttttggCATTATGTTGTTTAACACACCTGTCTCAGTGTATGATAATCTGGATGTCTGTGTGGTGTGTGCTTCAATAAATCTTGAAGAACCAACGTTGTTCTCATAAACCTCTCCACAGGTTTGTATAATACCTCtgcaatataaacaacataagaCCACACAGGAGTACACAAAACAACACAGCaagttataaacaaaacagacTACTCCTCACACCTGGTAACGCAACAGGTAATCCCACGTATCCATACATTGTACATTTTATCGTTGGTCATGTATTATTCAATTCTTTATCAGCAAAATCAATATTCTAAACCGTGGTTAACCCATTGTACACAGCATTATTTGAACACaacaatgttaatatttactgaattctttgattttaaatacacaAGCAGAAGTGGCACCATTTCATAATTAAATAAGGGAAATTAcgggaaaaaaaacaatttatatctGAACAAGCTACGTACCGATTAAACTGATGGACTCTGAATCTTTGCTTCTCCTGGATTGAACCTTTAAGCTCTGCAGAATAATAGTGATGTGAGGATAATGCAATGCGAAACTAAGGTCATGAAAGGCTCACAATGAAGGTTAAAAGATAGAAAATATatctgtgtatatatatagagaaAATATATCTGTCTTTGTtttggtgttctgttacattgTATTTCTTTTTCCATAAACAGCAACCATAAACATAAACAGCTTTTTCCATAAACAGGAACGCTTCTTATGTTCCTATTTAATACATGATGGCATAGCAAATAACTCCATTTAAGAGACacataatgttattttgttattaccTCAATAATGTGACGAAATTGCTCATTTTCTTTGGCACATTTTTCCACTGTGTGTTGCGCTCTTTTATAATTGTTCAGGTAGTCACCATATAAGTTCAGTTTAGATAGCTGAATGAAAGTGGAACAGTAATCAATACATGAACAAGTAAACACAGATTGTGTTaccaatgtttatatttagaaCCAGGCACAGCTTTAGTACATAGTATACAAACTGTGTTTAAGTGTATATAACATGAAAACTATTCATACCAGCTTTTTGAACAGATCACCCACTGCAGTATCAGCACTCCATACATCTAATCTGGGTTTCAATTTTTGAAAGAAATTTGCGTGAAGTTCATGTAATTCGTTCACACGGAAGAAAACCGTGTCAAAGTCTTGTGCTGACATCACAGGCTGAGATGTTCCAATTGTAGCTTTTAATGGCTTCATGTACTGTGGGATTTCGATGGTTAAGACACAGGTAACTAATAAATTTaacgaaaaaaacaagtttttgtaTTACAGATATTATTGCAAGGTGAAATAAAAGTGAATACGACAAGAccaaaacttattattttataaacacctattcta
It includes:
- the LOC100180117 gene encoding uncharacterized protein C3orf38 homolog encodes the protein MIDGKERVECEAILLELSSDDLNSLLLTVTNKKIVTTSCKESIDAILDYSSSSAELLGRKKVKRDVLFNYLHKKGERLPTTSDKDMLVQHIVKRCGGHLSAHKVVEHKQLTASSPAYVSPLSQSTSIAPNPRGYVVQETNQTLSQEFVDWFYPVLNGQMNELNTSGWSSDHFTPDCVLECSNNTDTVEQFYGAKETYDKFTRMVRSDRVLFNVNTTPNGHRAVINPHGLAKVAACGTLHQYTADNHSCLVGIFEQLFGLIRDPNDQNRWKIKFSKLLVKLTANFNEANGLSSSLQDQLNSEL